From the Rhodothalassiaceae bacterium genome, one window contains:
- a CDS encoding DNA helicase produces MTGAAPYLAALNPEQREAVTTLDGPLLVLAGAGTGKTRVLTCRIAHLLATGRAGPHEILAVTFTNKAAAEMGQRVERLIGRPVAGMALGTFHAISARWLRRHAEHVGLKPDFTILDTDDQERLIKQLLAEADIDAKRWPARLLAQLIDRWKNRGLPADSLPADEAAAFADGRGTELYAAYEERLRSLNAVDFGGLILNMITVMREQADVRAALKGRFRYILVDEYQDTNAAQYLWLRLLADADGNLCCVGDDDQSIYGWRGAEIGNILRFEQDFPTARIIRLERNYRSTGHILGAASSLIAANRGRLGKTLKTEGGPGEKVRIIAVWDGEEEAQTVTDLIEAENRAGVPLGEIAILVRAGFQTRPFEERLIQIGLPYRVVGGPRFYERQEIRDALAYLRVIANPDDDLAFARIINVPKRGIGEATVRTLQRLARAEGLSLFSAAMRITTTDELRPAARGALSRLVEQFLRWREEAAGLPHTELAERVLEESGYIAMWQQARTADAPGRLENLAELVRAMAEFENLQGFLEHIAVVMENEAAAEGDKISLMTLHAAKGLEFHTVYLPGWEEGVFPNQRALDEGGEKALEEERRLAYVGLTRARRRAVILHAASRLVFGQWQSLIPSRFIEEIAPEHVERHHLPGIGAPSHGGRDPALAAAYQGYDVELKRGPGWERARRRRMARQLAAETRRLPPAAEPPRFAVGERVFHQKFGYGEVLEVDGDKLVVAFETSGAKHVIAHFLEPAG; encoded by the coding sequence ATGACGGGTGCAGCCCCCTATCTTGCGGCGCTCAATCCGGAGCAGCGCGAGGCGGTCACCACGCTGGACGGCCCTCTGCTCGTGCTCGCGGGCGCGGGCACCGGCAAGACGCGGGTGCTCACCTGCCGCATCGCGCATCTGCTGGCGACCGGGCGCGCGGGCCCCCACGAGATCCTGGCCGTCACCTTCACCAACAAGGCGGCCGCCGAGATGGGCCAGCGCGTCGAGCGGCTGATCGGCCGCCCGGTGGCCGGCATGGCGCTCGGGACGTTCCATGCCATCTCGGCGCGCTGGCTCAGGCGCCACGCCGAGCATGTGGGCCTCAAGCCCGATTTCACGATACTGGACACCGACGATCAGGAACGGCTGATCAAGCAGCTTCTCGCCGAAGCCGACATCGACGCCAAGCGCTGGCCGGCGCGCCTGCTGGCCCAGCTCATCGACCGCTGGAAGAACCGCGGGCTTCCTGCCGACAGCCTGCCTGCGGACGAGGCCGCCGCCTTCGCGGACGGGCGCGGCACGGAGCTCTATGCGGCCTACGAAGAGCGGCTGAGAAGCCTGAATGCCGTGGATTTCGGCGGCCTGATCCTCAACATGATCACGGTCATGCGCGAGCAGGCCGATGTGCGCGCGGCGCTCAAGGGCCGCTTCCGCTACATCCTCGTCGACGAGTATCAGGATACCAACGCGGCACAATACCTGTGGCTGCGGCTGCTGGCCGATGCGGACGGCAATCTGTGCTGCGTCGGCGACGACGACCAGTCGATCTACGGCTGGCGCGGGGCGGAGATCGGCAACATTCTGCGCTTCGAGCAGGACTTCCCGACGGCCCGCATCATCCGGCTGGAGCGCAACTACCGCTCGACGGGCCACATCCTGGGCGCGGCCTCGTCGCTGATTGCGGCGAACCGCGGCCGGCTCGGCAAGACGCTGAAAACCGAGGGCGGGCCGGGCGAGAAGGTGCGGATCATCGCGGTCTGGGACGGCGAGGAGGAGGCGCAGACCGTCACCGATCTCATCGAGGCGGAAAACCGCGCCGGCGTGCCGCTGGGCGAGATCGCGATCCTCGTGCGCGCGGGCTTCCAGACCCGGCCCTTCGAGGAGCGTCTCATCCAGATCGGGCTGCCCTATCGGGTCGTCGGCGGACCGCGCTTCTACGAGCGCCAGGAGATCCGGGACGCGCTGGCTTATCTCAGAGTGATCGCCAATCCCGACGACGACCTCGCCTTCGCCCGCATCATCAATGTGCCCAAACGCGGGATCGGCGAGGCGACGGTCCGGACGCTGCAGCGGCTGGCGAGGGCCGAGGGGCTGTCTCTGTTCTCGGCGGCCATGCGAATCACGACGACCGACGAGCTGCGGCCGGCCGCGCGCGGGGCCTTGTCGCGTCTCGTCGAGCAGTTCCTGCGCTGGCGCGAGGAGGCGGCCGGGCTGCCGCACACCGAGCTCGCCGAGCGGGTGCTCGAGGAATCGGGCTACATCGCCATGTGGCAGCAGGCGCGCACCGCGGACGCGCCGGGCCGGCTCGAGAATCTCGCCGAGCTGGTGCGCGCCATGGCCGAGTTCGAAAACCTTCAGGGGTTCCTCGAGCACATCGCGGTGGTGATGGAAAACGAGGCCGCGGCCGAGGGCGACAAGATCTCGCTGATGACGCTGCATGCGGCCAAGGGCCTCGAGTTCCACACCGTGTATCTGCCCGGCTGGGAGGAGGGCGTGTTCCCCAACCAGCGTGCGCTGGACGAGGGCGGCGAGAAGGCGCTGGAGGAGGAACGCCGGCTCGCCTATGTCGGGCTCACGCGCGCGCGCCGGCGGGCCGTCATCCTGCATGCGGCGAGCCGCCTCGTCTTCGGCCAGTGGCAGTCGCTGATCCCCTCGCGCTTCATCGAGGAGATCGCACCGGAGCATGTCGAGCGCCATCACCTGCCGGGCATCGGCGCGCCCTCCCACGGCGGCCGCGACCCGGCTCTCGCCGCCGCCTATCAGGGCTATGACGTGGAGCTGAAGCGCGGACCGGGCTGGGAGCGCGCCCGACGCCGGCGGATGGCCCGCCAGCTGGCCGCCGAAACCCGGCGTCTGCCCCCGGCTGCCGAGCCGCCGCGCTTTGCGGTGGGCGAGCGGGTCTTCCACCAGAAGTTCGGCTACGGCGAGGTTCTGGAGGTCGACGGCGACAAGCTGGTCGTCGCCTTCGAGACATCGGGCGCCAAGCACGTCATCGCCCATTTCCTGGAGCCCGCCGGGTGA